In one window of Oryzias melastigma strain HK-1 linkage group LG5, ASM292280v2, whole genome shotgun sequence DNA:
- the LOC112145026 gene encoding E3 ubiquitin-protein ligase TRAIP, producing MPIRASCTICSDLFDHSRDVAAIHCGHTFHYECVLKWFQTAPTKTCPQCRKQVNSRHIICKLFFNVDVEEKSSADPESLENELGRVRALLSSKEQDWRDKQKSMDSLKDTLDRQRRDLDHMRKEIRDKDMLCSALKKQMTYMEMQQDEVQSAKEEARRLRTKLKTFESLDVLLQGQRAEVESMITDMGVSSSAVEQLSIYCISLKKEYDNLKGSLKSSNETCEKLKREVFSSNNKLQKTSQELNQTKEDVKSLQADLANADREISSLKKKVDFLQKTLSTPTRTNETLSRLVFESPAPVNLKEPRFHQPPDGDDVDLNITYDISTPEHVVKRSTQVTAQKMSVDPPLTSFAKLYKKSSSESKPQDEDPAMGPFLRNSLLFRKKTFGGMLDPHHHKPGAVRTGYDGLGGRTKFFQLSPLSEIRPLIKAKRKKVSRPPPKVTPCLTLDGFLE from the exons ATGCCTATACGAGCATCTTGCACAATTTGCTCGGATTTATTCGATCACTCCAGAGATGTCGCCGCCATTCACTGCGGACACACTTTCCACTATGAATG TGTTCTTAAGTGGTTCCAGACAGCACCCACGAAAACCTGTCCTCAGTGCAGGAAGCAG gtcaactCCAGACACATCATCTGCAAGCTGTTCTTTAAcgtggatgtggaggagaagagcTCAGCAGACCCGGAGAGTCTGGAG AACGAACTCGGTCGAGTGAGAGCCCTTCTAAGCTCCAAAG AACAAGACTGGCGGGACAAACAGAAGTCTATGGACAGCTTAAAAGACACGTTGGACAGGCAGAGGAGAGACCTGGACCATATGCGGAAAGAGATCCGGGATAAGGACATGCTGTGTTCAGCTCTCAAA AAACAGATGACTTATATGGAAATGCAGCAAGATGAAGTTCAGTCTGCAAAGGAGGAGGCCCGGAGACTGAGGACCAAGCTAAAAACCTTTGAGAG TTTGGATGTGTTGCTGCAGGGCCAGAGAGCAGAGGTGGAGTCCATGATCACAGACATGGGTGTCAGCTCATCAGCAGTGGAGCAGCTCTCCATTTACTGCATCTCTTTGAAGAA GGAGTATGACAATCTTAAGGGGAGCCTGAAGTCTTCAAATGAGACGTGTGAGAAGCTGAAGAGAGAAGTGTTCTCTTCTAACAACAAG TTGCAGAAAACTTCCCAGGAGTTAAATCAGACAAAGGAGGATGTAAAATCTCTGCAGGCAGATCTGGCAAATGCTGACAGAGAGATTTCT AGTCTGAAGAAGAAAGTGGATTTTCTGCAGAAGACTCTGAGCACCCCAACCAGGACAAATGAAACCCTCAGCAGGCTGGTTTTTGAAAG TCCAGCTCCAGTGAACCTAAAGGAGCCTCGCTTCCACCAGCCGCCTGACGGAGATGACGTCGATCTCAACATCACCTATGACATCAGCACTCCAGAGCATGTGGTCAAGAGGTCGACGCAGGTCACGGCACAGAAGATGAGCGTCGACCCACCTTT AACTTCTTTTGCCAAACTCTACAAAAAATCTTCATCAGAGAGCAAG CCCCAGGATGAAGATCCAGCCATGGGTCCTTTCCTAAGGAACTCCCTGCTTTTCCGGAAGAAGACTTTTGGAGGCATGTTGGACCCTCATCATCATAAACCAGGAGCA GTCAGAACGGGTTATGATGGACTTGGAGGCAGAACGAAGTTCTTCCAGCTT TCTCCGTTATCGGAGATTCGACCGCTAATTAAAGCCAAGAGGAAAAAGGTGAGCCGGCCGCCCCCAAAGGTTACCCCCTGCCTGACTCTGGACGGCTTCCTGGAGTAA
- the grm6b gene encoding glutamate receptor, metabotropic 6b has translation MSEPLLDSIMSPEAPSRPLSLWIGVSLIYQTWLQLFWVLSVGIGSVSEAQQGTQPQSIKIEGDITLGGLFPMHSRGPVGVPCGEIKREKGIHRLEAMLYALDQINSDPDLLPNITLGARILDTCSRDTYALEQSLTFVQALIQKDNSDVRCSNGEPPIIPKPERVVGVIGASGSSVSIMVANVLRLFAIPQISYASTAPELSDNSRYEFFSRVVPPDSYQAQAMVDIVKAMGWNYVSTLASEGNYGESGVDAFLQISREAGGLCIAQSIRIPREPRPGEFEKVIKRLMETSNARGVIIFANEDDIKRVLQAAKKANLTGHFLFVGSDSWGAKSSPIENQEEVAEGAVTILPKRASIDGFDQYFTSRSLENNRRNIWFAEFWEDDFKCKLTRPGIKYDPGRRKCTGEERISRDSQYEQEGKVQFVIDAVYAMAHALHNMHLDLCPSSTGVCEKMDPVEGRMLLQYIRSVNFNGSAGTGVMFNENGDAPGRYDIFQYQMSNISNPGYKVIGQWTNHLRLNVEEMQWSGGERRIPESVCSFPCEPGERKKMVKGVPCCWHCELCDGYQYQLDEFTCDMCPFDMRPLKNRTGCRPTPIIKLEWSSPWAIIPVFLAILGILATSGVIGTFIRFNDTPIVRASGRELSYVLLTGIFLIYLITFLMIAEPCVVVCAFRRLLLGLGMCISYAAMLTKTNRIYRIFEQGKKSVTPPKFISPTSQLIITFILISVQVLGVFVWFGVVPPHTIIDYEELKPPNPEFARGILKCDMSDLSLILCLSYSIVLMITCTVYAIKSRGVPETFNEAKPIGFTMYTTCIIWLAFVPIFFGTSQSTEKMFIQTTTLTVSMSLSATVSLGMLYIPKVYVIIFHPEQNVQKRKRSFKAVVTAATVSTRLSQKSNDKQNGESKMEPDRSQ, from the exons ATGTCAGAACCTCTGCTGGACAGCATCATGTCACCAGAGGCGCCTTCTCGCCCTTTATCCCTCTGGATCGGTGTCTCATTGATATACCAGACATGGCTTCAGCTGTTCTGGGTTCTGTCAGTGGGCATCGGTTCTGTCTCCGAAGCCCAACAGGGCACCCAGCCTCAATCCATCAAAATCGAAGGGGACATCACCCTGGGAGGGCTCTTCCCCATGCACTCTCGAGGGCCTGTGGGGGTTCCCTGCGGTGAGATCAAGAGAGAGAAGGGGATCCACAGACTGGAGGCCATGCTGTACGCCCTGGACCAGATCAACAGTGACCCCGACCTGCTGCCCAACATCACTCTTGGGGCCAGGATCCTGGACACCTGCTCCAGGGACACCTACGCCCTGGAGCAGTCTCTCACCTTTGTCCAAGCCCTGATTCAGAAGGACAACTCCGACGTGCGCTGCTCAAACGGAGAGCCTCCCATCATCCCCAAACCCGAGAGGGTGGTCGGAGTGATCGGGGCGTCAGGGAGCTCCGTATCCATCATGGTCGCCAACGTTCTCCGGCTCTTTGCG ATCCCCCAGATCAGCTACGCCTCGACGGCCCCGGAGCTGAGCGACAACAGCCGCTACGAGTTCTTCTCCAGAGTGGTCCCTCCCGACTCCTACCAGGCCCAGGCCATGGTGGACATCGTCAAAGCCATGGGCTGGAACTATGTGTCCACTTTGGCCTCGGAGGGCAACTATGGAGAGAGCGGCGTGGACGCCTTTCTGCAGATCTCCAGAGAAGCAG GGGGACTGTGCATTGCCCAGTCTATAAGGATCCCCAGAGAACCCAGACCAGGAGAGTTTGAGAAGGTCATCAAGAGACTCATGGAGACTTCCAACGCTCGCGGGGTCATCATCTTTGCCAACGAGGATGACATCAA GCGGGTGTTGCAAGCTGCAAAAAAAGCCAACCTGACGGGACACTTCCTCTTTGTGGGATCTGACAGCTGGGGGGCCAAAAGCTCCCCCATAGAAAACCAGGAGGAGGTAGCCGAGGGAGCTGTCACCATTCTGCCCAAAAGAGCCTCTATTGACG GATTCGACCAGTACTTCACTTCCAGATCATTGGAAAACAACAGGAGAAACATCTGGTTTGCTGAATTCTGGGAGGATGACTTTAAGTGCAAGCTAACACGGCCTGGCATAAAGTATGACCCCGGCAGGAGAAAGTGTACAG GTGAGGAAAGAATCAGTCGGGATTCTCAGTATGAACAGGAAGGAAAAGTGCAGTTTGTGATCGACGCGGTGTACGCCATGGCCCACGCCTTGCACAACATGCACCTGGACCTCTGTCCCAGCTCTACAGGCGTCTGCGAAAAGATGGACCCCGTGGAAGGGCGCATGCTCCTCCAGTACATTCGCTCTGTAAACTTCAACG GCAGCGCAGGAACTGGAGTGATGTTTAACGAGAACGGAGATGCTCCTGGTCGCTATGACATCTTCCAGTACCAAATGTCCAATATCAGCAACCCTGGATACAAAGTCATCGGCCAGTGGACAAACCATCTTCGACTCAAC GTGGAAGAAATGCAGTGGTCAGGAGGTGAACGCAGGATCCCGGAGTCGGTGTGCAGCTTCCCGTGTGAGCCCGgggagaggaagaagatggtGAAGGGGGTCCCCTGCTGCTGGCATTGTGAGCTCTGTGATGGCTACCAGTACCAACTGGATGAGTTCACGTGTGACATGTGCCCGTTTGACATGAGACCCCTGAAGAACCGCACAGGATGCAGGCCGACTCCCATCATCAAGCTGGAGTGGAGTTCTCCATGGGCCATCATCCCCGTCTTCTTAGCCATCCTGGGAATCCTCGCAACATCTGGAGTCATCGGCACCTTCATCCGCTTCAACGACACCCCCATCGTTCGGGCCTCCGGGAGAGAGCTCAGCTATGTGCTGCTGACGGGCATCTTCCTCATCTACCTCATCACCTTCCTCATGATTGCAGAGCCCTGCGTAGTGGTGTGCGCCTTCCGCAGGCTGCTGTTGGGGCTCGGCATGTGCATCAGCTACGCTGCCATGCTCACCAAGACGAACCGGATCTACCGCATCTTTGAACAGGGAAAGAAGTCAGTCACACCGCCCAAGTTCATCAGCCCCACCTCTCAGCTGATCATCACCTTCATACTCATCTCAGTTCAG GTCCTGGGGGTGTTCGTCTGGTTCGGTGTGGTCCCTCCTCACACCATCATCGACTACGAGGAGCTgaaacctccaaacccagagtTTGCCCGCGGAATCCTCAAGTGCGACATGTCCGACCTGTCCCTCATACTGTGTCTGAGCTACAGCATCGTGCTGATGATCACCTGCACTGTGTACGCCATAAAGAGCAGAGGAGTTCCTGAGACCTTTAATGAGGCCAAGCCCATCGGCTTCACCATGTACACCACCTGCATCATCTGGCTGGCCTTTGTGCCCATCTTCTTTGGAACTTCACAGTCCACCGAGAAG ATGTTCATCCAGACCACCACCCTGACGGTGTCCATGAGCTTGAGCGCCACCGTGTCCCTGGGCATGCTTTACATCCCCAAGGTGTACGTGATCATCTTCCACCCAGAGCAGAACGTCCAGAAGAGGAAACGCAGCTTCAAGGCGGTGGTCACGGCGGCCACCGTGTCCACGCGCCTCTCCCAGAAGTCCAACGACAAACAGAACGGAGAGTCCAAGATGGAGCCGGACAGGTCTCAGTGA